In Alteromonas mediterranea DE, a single genomic region encodes these proteins:
- a CDS encoding flavin reductase — translation MTITAIKNAVTEVLPPVTSEAYRQGMSSLAAAVNVVTTNGPEGRAGFTATAVCSVSDNPATLLVCLNRSASVHQVFKNSTHLVINTLTSQHQSISNTFGGKAPMNERFQIGEWVESATGCPRLADAAVSFDCIITDVKSVATHDVLFCQVVDIKQDPEADALLYYQRGYHSACKDA, via the coding sequence ATGACTATTACCGCAATAAAAAACGCAGTAACGGAAGTGCTTCCCCCGGTAACCTCAGAGGCGTACCGTCAAGGCATGTCTAGCTTAGCGGCAGCCGTAAATGTCGTTACAACAAATGGCCCAGAGGGGCGAGCAGGCTTTACCGCCACCGCGGTGTGCAGCGTAAGCGACAACCCCGCCACACTGTTAGTGTGCTTAAACCGAAGCGCCTCTGTGCATCAGGTGTTTAAAAACAGCACGCACTTGGTTATCAACACGCTGACTTCCCAGCATCAATCTATTTCTAATACCTTTGGTGGCAAAGCGCCCATGAATGAACGCTTTCAAATTGGTGAGTGGGTAGAGTCTGCAACCGGCTGCCCGCGGTTAGCGGATGCGGCGGTTAGCTTTGACTGCATTATCACAGATGTAAAAAGTGTGGCCACACACGATGTGCTTTTCTGCCAGGTGGTAGACATTAAGCAAGACCCAGAGGCCGACGCACTCTTATATTATCAGCGCGGCTATCACAGCGCGTGTAAAGACGCATAA
- a CDS encoding TonB-dependent receptor: MHTLNTHKRLLALTVGMALSAPAAFAAENVWESIEVTAQKRNENISDVGIAITAFSGEQLEALGLESSTELIAFTPGVSLAGDIGGQRAIFNIRGVVQNDYADLAEAPVAVYVDGGYLASTQAQTFGLFDVARIEILKGPQGTLFGRNATGGLVNTITAKPTADTEGYAEFTAARFEQYRFEGAISGEIADGIYGRFSGFTNQQGEILENIYEDGAAPDTRLGSVGGGEDGYNDDTKAFRAQLMFDIGEEGTLLLSGNWSDTTKSEGPYQVVNTTEVKDAAGNVIDVIFAADDPLGCDTIQAGVCVDGNFNGDPFRPVQGGDFNGNFDPDGSGNKVNKDFAFDDQNKIKSKGLAATLDYAFESFDFFAMSDYKEFKRTVGLDSDQTASPELIFQSNSTIEQLSQEFRFSGETADLKWVGGLYYLSIDTDYSQGLAGSPTTFFLGGEENNTLVSLETDSYSVFGQVDYSLTDDLVLVGGLRYTRENKDFLGNVYQNENTNDRIIEIDTSTASLEVMDEQNDQNLWSAKLQLEYSVGNSLYYAGINRGVKAGSFNAPLLGGFSFYEPEELTSYEAGLKHSFMQGSGVFNANVFYYDYSDYQSFSWVNNAGVVTNEEASFSGVELEVFLTPADSVDVMVNFSYTDAVVEDLEVASGYFADTTPPFTPEFQASAMLRYNWDAFNGNMAAQLSASYQSETFHNARNFTAHEIDSYATADTRLTWVDGQDKWSLAAYVDNLFDSDHELIGFDVTGFYGTSQISYAKPRTYGVTVRRNF; this comes from the coding sequence ATGCATACGTTAAATACACACAAGCGTCTGCTGGCGTTAACCGTTGGGATGGCGTTAAGTGCGCCAGCAGCCTTTGCTGCAGAGAATGTTTGGGAAAGTATTGAAGTTACCGCGCAAAAGCGCAACGAGAATATAAGCGATGTGGGTATTGCTATTACCGCCTTTTCAGGCGAGCAATTAGAAGCGCTGGGCCTTGAGAGCAGTACCGAGCTTATCGCCTTTACCCCAGGTGTGTCGCTAGCCGGTGATATTGGTGGCCAGCGCGCTATTTTCAATATTCGAGGCGTGGTGCAAAACGACTACGCTGACTTGGCTGAAGCGCCGGTGGCGGTCTATGTGGACGGCGGATATTTAGCAAGTACCCAAGCACAAACCTTTGGCTTATTCGACGTAGCCCGTATAGAAATTTTAAAAGGTCCGCAGGGGACATTGTTTGGCAGAAACGCCACGGGCGGGCTGGTAAATACCATTACCGCAAAACCTACTGCTGACACCGAGGGCTATGCAGAGTTTACCGCAGCCCGTTTCGAACAATATCGTTTTGAAGGGGCAATATCTGGGGAAATAGCAGATGGCATTTATGGTCGCTTTTCTGGGTTTACCAATCAGCAAGGTGAAATACTCGAAAATATTTATGAAGACGGTGCAGCACCCGATACGCGCTTGGGTTCAGTAGGCGGCGGAGAAGACGGCTACAACGACGATACTAAAGCGTTTCGTGCCCAGCTGATGTTTGATATTGGCGAGGAAGGCACCTTACTTCTAAGCGGTAACTGGTCTGATACCACCAAAAGTGAAGGCCCGTATCAGGTGGTAAATACCACAGAAGTAAAAGATGCCGCAGGCAATGTGATAGATGTCATTTTCGCAGCCGACGATCCTCTAGGCTGTGACACTATTCAAGCGGGTGTGTGCGTAGATGGTAATTTTAATGGCGACCCCTTCCGCCCAGTGCAAGGTGGTGATTTCAACGGTAACTTTGACCCTGACGGTTCGGGCAATAAGGTAAATAAAGACTTTGCCTTTGACGATCAAAACAAAATCAAGTCAAAAGGCTTGGCGGCAACACTAGACTATGCCTTTGAAAGCTTCGATTTCTTTGCGATGTCAGATTATAAAGAATTCAAGCGTACTGTTGGTCTTGATTCTGACCAAACGGCGTCTCCTGAGCTTATCTTCCAGTCAAATAGCACCATCGAACAGTTAAGCCAAGAGTTTCGCTTTTCAGGTGAAACTGCCGACTTAAAGTGGGTTGGAGGGCTTTATTACCTTTCTATCGATACGGATTACAGTCAAGGGTTAGCGGGTTCACCCACTACCTTCTTTTTAGGTGGCGAAGAAAACAATACGTTAGTATCGCTTGAAACTGATTCTTACTCTGTATTCGGACAGGTAGACTATAGCTTAACCGATGACCTTGTTTTAGTGGGCGGCTTGCGCTATACCCGCGAGAACAAAGACTTTTTGGGTAATGTGTATCAGAATGAAAATACCAACGATCGCATTATAGAAATTGATACTAGCACGGCCTCGTTAGAGGTAATGGATGAACAAAACGATCAAAACTTATGGTCAGCTAAACTCCAATTAGAGTATAGCGTGGGCAATAGTCTTTACTACGCCGGTATAAATCGAGGTGTAAAAGCGGGCAGTTTCAATGCACCACTATTAGGTGGATTTAGCTTTTATGAACCTGAAGAGCTGACTTCATACGAAGCTGGCTTAAAGCACAGCTTTATGCAGGGAAGCGGCGTGTTTAATGCCAATGTTTTTTACTATGACTACAGCGATTACCAATCGTTTTCGTGGGTAAATAACGCGGGTGTGGTTACCAATGAAGAAGCGTCATTTAGTGGTGTGGAACTAGAGGTCTTTTTAACGCCAGCAGACAGCGTAGATGTCATGGTGAATTTCTCTTATACCGATGCGGTGGTTGAAGACTTAGAGGTGGCCTCTGGCTATTTTGCTGATACCACACCGCCATTTACCCCTGAATTTCAGGCGTCTGCCATGCTTCGCTATAACTGGGATGCCTTTAACGGCAATATGGCGGCGCAATTGTCAGCTAGCTATCAATCAGAAACCTTTCACAACGCGCG
- a CDS encoding CoA-acylating methylmalonate-semialdehyde dehydrogenase — protein MKVVGHFINGETCTPKGRMQDVYNPATGEAEKLVLLASKATVNDAIVSAQQAFPQWRNTPVSKRARIMFKFKSLLEEHAEEITALIGAEHGKISHDAAGELQRGIENVEFACGAPQLLKGEHSKNVGPSIDSWSEFQPLGVVAGITPFNFPAMVPLWMFPLAIVCGNTFVLKPSERDPSCAIFLAKLLKEAGLPDGVFNVVNGDKEAVDQILDDERIKAVSFVGSTPIAEYIYSKANANGKRCQALGGAKNHAIVMPDADIDNAVNQLLGAAFGSSGERCMALSVVVAVGDEVADKIVDKMQTAMKGLKVGAFDDASNDFGPLITLQHKEKVEGYITSAAEQGANVVVDGRSPTVEGYETGFFLGATLIDNVTPEMTSYKAEIFGPVLQVMRVESMQQAMQLIDEHEYGNGTCIFTRDGEAARYFSDNIQVGMVGINVPLPVPVSYHSFGGWKRSLFGDLHAYGPDGVRFYTKRKTITQRWPSSGVREGVSFSFPS, from the coding sequence ATGAAAGTAGTAGGCCACTTTATAAATGGTGAAACCTGTACGCCCAAAGGGCGCATGCAAGATGTCTATAACCCGGCAACGGGGGAAGCAGAAAAACTGGTTTTACTGGCATCGAAAGCCACGGTGAACGATGCCATTGTGAGCGCACAGCAAGCGTTCCCTCAATGGCGGAATACCCCGGTTAGCAAGCGCGCTCGCATCATGTTTAAATTCAAAAGTTTACTGGAAGAGCATGCTGAAGAGATAACCGCGCTAATTGGCGCGGAGCACGGAAAAATAAGCCACGATGCGGCAGGAGAACTGCAGCGTGGTATCGAGAACGTAGAGTTTGCCTGTGGTGCACCACAGTTGCTTAAAGGCGAGCACAGTAAGAATGTTGGGCCAAGCATCGATTCGTGGAGTGAGTTTCAGCCTCTTGGTGTGGTTGCCGGCATTACGCCATTCAACTTTCCCGCTATGGTGCCGCTTTGGATGTTCCCGCTTGCCATAGTGTGCGGAAATACATTTGTACTTAAGCCTTCAGAGCGCGACCCAAGCTGCGCTATTTTCTTAGCTAAGCTACTCAAAGAAGCCGGGCTACCTGATGGCGTATTTAATGTGGTGAATGGCGATAAAGAAGCCGTTGATCAAATTCTTGATGATGAACGCATTAAAGCGGTGAGTTTTGTAGGCTCTACGCCTATTGCTGAATACATCTATTCAAAAGCAAACGCGAACGGCAAGCGCTGCCAAGCCTTAGGCGGTGCTAAAAACCACGCTATTGTTATGCCAGATGCTGACATTGATAACGCGGTAAACCAGTTGCTTGGCGCAGCTTTCGGTTCTTCCGGAGAACGCTGTATGGCGTTATCAGTAGTGGTAGCGGTGGGCGATGAGGTGGCCGACAAAATCGTAGATAAAATGCAAACAGCCATGAAAGGCTTGAAAGTGGGGGCATTTGACGATGCCTCTAACGATTTTGGCCCGCTTATTACTCTACAGCACAAAGAGAAAGTAGAAGGTTATATCACGAGTGCCGCTGAGCAAGGCGCTAACGTGGTGGTGGATGGGCGAAGCCCCACCGTTGAAGGCTATGAAACCGGATTTTTCTTGGGCGCAACCCTTATCGATAACGTCACGCCGGAAATGACCAGTTATAAAGCGGAAATCTTTGGCCCAGTGCTTCAGGTGATGCGCGTTGAAAGTATGCAGCAAGCCATGCAGCTCATCGACGAGCATGAATACGGCAACGGCACCTGCATATTCACACGGGATGGCGAAGCTGCCCGTTACTTTTCTGACAACATTCAAGTGGGCATGGTAGGTATTAACGTACCGCTGCCGGTACCCGTTTCTTATCACAGTTTTGGCGGATGGAAGCGTTCACTGTTTGGTGACCTTCATGCATACGGCCCAGACGGCGTTCGCTTTTATACCAAGCGCAAAACTATCACCCAGCGTTGGCCTTCAAGTGGCGTTCGAGAAGGAGTGAGCTTTTCTTTTCCTAGCTAG